In Deinococcus sp. HSC-46F16, the following are encoded in one genomic region:
- a CDS encoding RrF2 family transcriptional regulator: MRLSATDVYAFQALGYLGTQELGRWVSSEEISDATGVHRPYLVRILAALTAKGVVKSKKGIGGGYALSRKPRLISLCEVVRAVDGPVAPLSCISLNWHEPCVEEDRCHARASIYTRMRDAMLAVLQEFSVEDLVTDARQGVSYGHCLGHLLKPNA, from the coding sequence ATGCGCCTTTCTGCCACCGATGTCTACGCCTTTCAGGCGCTGGGGTATCTGGGCACCCAGGAGCTGGGGCGCTGGGTGTCCAGCGAGGAGATCAGCGACGCCACCGGGGTCCACCGTCCCTACCTGGTGCGGATTCTGGCGGCCCTGACCGCCAAGGGCGTGGTCAAGAGTAAGAAGGGCATCGGCGGCGGCTACGCGCTCTCGCGCAAGCCGCGGCTGATCTCGCTGTGCGAGGTGGTGCGGGCGGTCGACGGCCCGGTCGCGCCCCTCTCGTGCATCAGCCTGAACTGGCACGAACCCTGCGTAGAGGAAGACCGCTGCCACGCCCGCGCCAGCATCTACACCCGGATGCGCGACGCGATGCTGGCCGTCTTGCAGGAGTTCAGCGTGGAAGACCTCGTGACCGACGCCCGGCAGGGTGTGAGTTACGGGCACTGCCTGGGGCACCTGCTCAAGCCGAACGCGTGA